In Mus pahari unplaced genomic scaffold, PAHARI_EIJ_v1.1 scaffold_13786_1, whole genome shotgun sequence, a single window of DNA contains:
- the LOC110315092 gene encoding cathepsin Q-like yields MTSAFFLVILCLGVVSVASSFDPNLNVKWEEWKVMFEKLYSQEEEVLKRAVWEENVKRIKQHNMENSLGMNTYTMEINGFADMTDEEFKDMITGFTFPFTDTVRSPWKRALDIDFPKYWDWRDTLPKSVNWLKEGYVTRVKDQENCKSCWAFPVAGAIEGQMFKKTGKLIPLSVQNLVDCSKPQGNRGCRGGTTYNGFQYVLHNGGLEAEATYPYEAKEGQCRYNPKNSAAKITRFVALPVNEDVLMDAVATKGPIATGINVVYSSLRFYKDGVYHEPRCKRSVNHAVLLIGYGTERNETYTNNYWLIKNSWGKRWGLGGYMKIAKDRNNHCGIASFAQYPIV; encoded by the exons AtgacttctgctttcttcctggtcATCCTGTGCTTGGGAGTTGTGTCAGTTGCTTCATCATTTGATCCTAATTTGAATGTCAAATGGGAAGAATGGAAGGTGATGTTTGAAAAATTATACAGTCAG GAGGAAGAGGTATTGAAAAGAGCGGTATgggaagaaaatgtgaaaaggaTTAAACAGCACAATATGGAGAATTCCCTGGGCATGAATACCTACACCATGGAAATAAATGGCTTTGCTGACATG ACTGATGAAGAATTCAAGGACATGATAACTGGTTTTACATTTCCATTTACTGACACGGTGAGAAGTCCCTGGAAACGTGCACTTGATATTGATTTTCCTAAATATTGGGATTGGAGAGATACTTTGCCCAAATCTGTTAATTGGCTAAAGGAAGGCTATGTGACACGTGTGAAGGATCAG GAAAATTGTAAGTCTTGTTGGGCTTTTCCTGTGGCTGGTGCCATAGAAGGACAAATGTTCAAGAAAACAGGCAAGCTGATCCCACTGAGTGTACAGAACCTAGTGGACTGTTCTAAACCTCAAGGCAATAGAGGCTGTCGTGGGGGTACTACATACAATGGCTTCCAGTATGTTTTGCACAATGGaggtctggaggctgaggcaaccTATCCATATGAAGCAAAA gaAGGACAATGCAGGTACAATCCTAAGAATTCAGCTGCTAAAATCACAAGATTTGTGGCCCTTCCAGTAAATGAAGATGTCCTAATGGATGCTGTAGCAACTAAAGGGCCCATTGCTACTGGAATTAATGTTGTCTACAGCTCTTTAAGGTTCTATAAAGATG GTGTTTATCATGAGCCAAGGTGCAAACGTTCTGTGAATCATGCAGTTCTGCTGATTGGCTATGGAACTGAGAGAAATGAAACATATACCAATAACTACTGGTTGATCAAGAACAG CTGGGGTAAACGATGGGGATTGGGTGGCTATATGAAGATTGCCAAAGACAGGAACAACCACTGCGGAATTGCTTCATTTGCCCAATACCCTATTGTGTGA